The following proteins are co-located in the Polystyrenella longa genome:
- a CDS encoding TatD family hydrolase, with product MYYFDPHIHMVSRTTDDYETLSRMGCVGMSEPAFWAGFDRGSVESFRDYFRQLTDFEKKRAGQFGLQHFTWLCINAKEAENVSLSREVIKMIPEFLDLPGVLGIGEIGLNKNTKNESIIFLEHLELAAQFDQQILIHTPHLEDKFQGTRMILDMLCDDERLDHHRVLVDHVEEHTIRPVLEKGFWAGMTLYPVSKCTPQRAADMVELYGPERLLVNSAGDWGPSKPTAVPDFIVEMRRRGHAESLIRKVVYENPMEFFGQSPNFQFNRPDVPEAISET from the coding sequence ATGTACTACTTTGATCCGCATATCCATATGGTCTCGCGTACGACCGACGATTACGAAACTCTCTCCCGCATGGGGTGTGTCGGTATGAGCGAGCCGGCGTTCTGGGCCGGTTTCGATCGCGGGAGCGTGGAAAGTTTTCGCGATTACTTTCGCCAGTTGACCGACTTCGAAAAGAAACGGGCGGGCCAGTTTGGCTTACAGCACTTCACCTGGCTTTGTATCAATGCAAAAGAAGCAGAGAACGTTTCACTCTCGCGCGAAGTGATCAAGATGATTCCCGAGTTTCTCGATCTTCCGGGCGTCTTGGGAATCGGTGAAATTGGTCTGAATAAGAATACCAAGAATGAAAGCATCATCTTCCTCGAGCATCTCGAACTGGCGGCCCAATTCGATCAGCAGATTCTGATTCACACGCCCCACCTGGAAGACAAGTTTCAGGGAACCCGGATGATTCTGGACATGCTCTGTGACGACGAACGTCTCGACCATCATCGCGTTCTGGTCGATCATGTTGAAGAACACACAATCCGCCCTGTCCTCGAAAAAGGGTTCTGGGCTGGGATGACTCTTTACCCGGTCAGTAAATGCACTCCCCAGCGGGCGGCCGATATGGTCGAGCTATACGGTCCCGAACGGTTACTGGTGAACTCCGCCGGGGACTGGGGACCTTCCAAACCGACCGCAGTTCCCGACTTCATTGTAGAGATGCGTCGCCGGGGACATGCCGAAAGCCTGATCCGCAAAGTCGTCTATGAGAACCCCATGGAGTTCTTCGGGCAAAGCCCGAACTTTCAGTTCAACCGACCCGATGTACCAGAAGCGATCAGCGAAACTTAG
- the bioD gene encoding dethiobiotin synthase, translating into MRGLFITGTDTDVGKTWMTASIASQLLARNEHKIGLYKPACSGSVRNEEGRLYWPDLEHLYIALREQFPRDRICPQTFEAPLAPPVAAAAEEKQIDSELLRTGIDWWRERVDMLLVEGVGGWYCPLSEDEMVADFATELAFPVVIVARLGLGTINHTLLTLDAVRSRGLTVAGVILNEPVALEGDASVESNAEQIERWGKTSVLGISRHDQHYQPRQTEETDWFGLSVESSRT; encoded by the coding sequence ATGCGTGGACTCTTTATTACCGGTACCGATACGGACGTGGGCAAAACCTGGATGACCGCCAGTATTGCTAGTCAATTGCTTGCTCGGAACGAACATAAAATTGGTCTGTATAAACCCGCCTGTTCAGGATCTGTTCGGAACGAAGAAGGGCGGTTGTATTGGCCAGACCTAGAGCATCTTTACATTGCGCTCCGTGAACAATTCCCACGCGATCGAATTTGTCCCCAAACATTTGAAGCACCGCTGGCCCCGCCCGTCGCCGCTGCAGCAGAAGAGAAACAGATCGATTCTGAATTACTCCGCACCGGTATCGACTGGTGGCGGGAACGGGTCGATATGCTGTTGGTCGAAGGGGTCGGAGGTTGGTACTGCCCTCTTTCGGAGGACGAGATGGTTGCTGACTTTGCGACCGAGTTAGCTTTTCCCGTGGTGATAGTCGCCCGTCTGGGCCTGGGGACGATCAACCACACGCTGTTGACGCTGGACGCGGTTCGTTCGCGGGGATTAACAGTCGCGGGGGTGATTCTCAACGAACCGGTCGCCCTGGAGGGAGACGCCAGCGTCGAGTCGAACGCCGAACAGATCGAACGCTGGGGGAAGACATCTGTTCTGGGGATCTCCCGGCATGACCAGCATTATCAGCCTCGGCAGACGGAAGAGACAGACTGGTTCGGGTTGTCGGTAGAGTCTTCCCGCACCTGA
- the murJ gene encoding murein biosynthesis integral membrane protein MurJ, with amino-acid sequence MPTSSNSPADSVPGQEERSLFANFRLVSLMTLLSRSLGLVRDMGMAMLFGNGPIMDAFSIAFRIPNLARRLFGEGALSTAFLPAFVREREQQGLTSAWRLVTATLIWLTQFLSGVTVVGLVLLLGFYLAGFNSPEYQLLLGLTAIMLPYLLLICLVAQISAVMHAQNRFGWPAFSPLILNGMWIVTIWCIAPWWSSPESQVYVMAVSILFAGVVQLFCVLLPLYRQGYQYTADWRESKADVRTVVRSMVPILIGLSIAQINAVSDSLIAWGFSAPEVISNPSDTLLNTAWQVRYPLESGTASALYFGQRLFQFPLGLFGLALGTVLYPLMARHAETGRHDLLQSTLLLGLKQVIGIGFPASVGMMILAGPITRLLFEYGQFTSEDGLQTAQMIAAYGAAVWSSCALLILHRGFYAMGDRMTPLYVGLQMVLLNLLLNFSLIWVWQGVGLAISTAICAAIQVVLIIRKFENQIGKLNRSELGLTLLKTSIAVTAMGTVCGGLLFVLPPSDHFTQRLWNVMLPLLAAIVVYFVAAWLLKMDFLWSLFTREPKSELDS; translated from the coding sequence ATGCCGACTTCCTCGAACAGCCCCGCAGATTCCGTCCCCGGTCAGGAAGAGCGTTCTCTGTTTGCCAATTTCCGACTCGTCAGCTTGATGACGTTGCTCAGCCGCAGCCTCGGACTGGTGCGTGATATGGGAATGGCGATGCTGTTCGGAAATGGCCCCATCATGGATGCGTTTTCGATCGCCTTTCGAATTCCCAATCTCGCCCGCCGCCTGTTTGGAGAAGGAGCCCTCTCAACCGCCTTTCTTCCCGCCTTCGTCCGCGAGCGGGAACAACAAGGGCTGACTTCCGCCTGGCGATTAGTGACGGCGACGCTCATCTGGCTGACTCAATTTCTATCAGGCGTCACCGTGGTCGGGCTTGTTCTCTTGCTCGGTTTCTATCTGGCCGGGTTCAATTCTCCCGAGTACCAACTGTTGCTGGGGCTTACGGCTATTATGCTGCCGTACTTGTTGCTGATCTGTCTCGTCGCTCAGATCAGTGCTGTCATGCATGCCCAGAACCGGTTCGGTTGGCCCGCCTTTTCGCCCCTCATCTTAAATGGAATGTGGATCGTCACTATCTGGTGCATCGCTCCCTGGTGGTCGAGTCCGGAATCCCAAGTCTATGTGATGGCGGTGTCGATTTTGTTCGCCGGAGTTGTACAGCTTTTCTGTGTGTTGCTCCCGCTGTATCGTCAGGGATATCAATACACCGCCGACTGGAGGGAATCGAAGGCAGATGTGCGGACGGTCGTGCGAAGTATGGTGCCGATCCTGATCGGATTGTCGATTGCTCAAATCAACGCCGTTTCCGACAGCTTGATCGCCTGGGGGTTTTCCGCACCGGAGGTGATTTCCAATCCGTCGGACACATTATTGAACACAGCGTGGCAGGTGAGATACCCGTTGGAATCGGGAACAGCCTCGGCCCTCTATTTTGGTCAGCGTCTGTTTCAGTTCCCGCTGGGCTTATTTGGACTGGCTTTGGGGACTGTTCTTTACCCTTTGATGGCACGACATGCCGAGACCGGCCGACATGATCTGCTTCAAAGCACTTTGTTACTCGGCTTGAAACAGGTGATCGGTATTGGCTTCCCCGCGAGTGTGGGAATGATGATTCTCGCCGGACCAATTACCCGATTGCTGTTTGAGTATGGCCAGTTCACTTCTGAGGATGGTCTGCAAACAGCCCAGATGATCGCCGCATATGGAGCGGCAGTCTGGTCAAGTTGTGCTCTGTTAATCCTGCATCGAGGTTTTTACGCCATGGGGGACCGGATGACCCCTCTTTATGTTGGACTGCAGATGGTTCTGTTGAATCTCCTGCTCAACTTCAGTTTAATCTGGGTATGGCAGGGAGTCGGTCTGGCGATCAGCACGGCCATCTGTGCCGCGATTCAGGTCGTACTGATCATTCGCAAGTTCGAAAACCAGATTGGTAAACTGAACCGGTCGGAGCTCGGTTTGACTTTACTCAAAACCAGCATCGCTGTGACCGCCATGGGAACTGTCTGCGGCGGACTTCTATTCGTCTTGCCTCCATCGGACCACTTCACTCAGCGATTGTGGAATGTGATGCTTCCTCTTCTGGCGGCCATCGTGGTCTACTTTGTGGCGGCTTGGTTACTGAAGATGGATTTCCTCTGGTCGCTGTTTACCAGAGAACCGAAATCGGAACTGGATTCCTGA